From a single Microbacterium murale genomic region:
- a CDS encoding DEAD/DEAH box helicase: MPTFLELGVPAPLASVLAAEGKTEAFAIQRDTLPDSLAGRDLLGRGRTGSGKTIAFAIPLVARLTDSGRKSRPGHPRGLILAPTRELATQIAAVVAPLAAAVGLRVTTVFGGVSQRPQEQALRSGVDIVVACPGRLEDLMKQKVVHLDSVEVAVLDEADHMADLGFLPGVTRILTATPAGGQRLLFSATLDRGIDSLARRFLSNPISHEVDEASVPVGEMTHRVLVTTSTEHKTGLVRDLASGTGRRILFTRTKHQAKKLAKQLTASGIPAVDLHGNLSQNARERNLSAFSSDPADGGVRVLVATDVAARGVHVDNVDLVVHVDPPMEHKAYLHRSGRTARAGAAGTVVTVVLPEQRRDVKDLLRKAQIAAALEDVNANIVNDLVGERAAHVRPAPVQPQQQQQPRKPRQPQQRGGPASGSPARRRRPQGQGQSAAQGSGEGGRSGQGERSRGLQVGQRVDTRGSRRAQGGGFQGR, translated from the coding sequence ATGCCTACCTTTCTCGAACTCGGCGTGCCTGCGCCCCTCGCCTCTGTCCTTGCTGCCGAAGGCAAGACCGAGGCATTCGCCATTCAGCGCGATACGCTTCCCGACTCACTCGCAGGACGAGACCTGCTCGGTCGTGGCCGCACCGGCAGCGGCAAGACCATCGCCTTCGCCATCCCGCTCGTCGCACGCCTGACGGATTCGGGCCGCAAGAGCCGCCCTGGCCACCCGCGCGGCCTCATCCTCGCACCTACCCGCGAGCTGGCCACGCAGATCGCCGCGGTCGTCGCACCTCTCGCCGCAGCCGTCGGCCTGCGCGTCACCACCGTGTTCGGCGGCGTCAGCCAGCGTCCGCAGGAGCAGGCGCTGCGCAGCGGCGTCGACATCGTCGTCGCGTGCCCTGGCCGGCTCGAAGACCTCATGAAGCAGAAGGTCGTGCACCTCGATTCCGTCGAGGTCGCCGTCCTCGATGAGGCTGACCACATGGCCGACCTCGGGTTCCTCCCCGGCGTCACACGCATTCTCACGGCGACGCCCGCCGGCGGCCAGCGTCTGCTGTTCAGCGCGACGCTCGACCGCGGCATCGATTCGCTCGCCCGTCGCTTCCTCTCGAACCCGATCAGCCACGAGGTCGATGAGGCCAGTGTGCCGGTCGGCGAGATGACGCACCGCGTGCTGGTCACGACCTCCACCGAGCACAAGACCGGCCTCGTCCGCGACCTCGCATCCGGTACCGGCCGCCGTATCCTCTTCACCCGCACCAAGCACCAGGCGAAGAAGCTCGCCAAGCAGCTCACCGCCTCGGGCATCCCCGCTGTCGACCTGCACGGCAACCTCTCGCAGAACGCGCGCGAGCGCAACCTGAGCGCGTTCTCGTCCGATCCCGCTGACGGCGGCGTACGCGTACTCGTCGCCACCGACGTCGCCGCACGCGGCGTGCACGTCGACAACGTCGACCTCGTCGTGCACGTCGACCCGCCCATGGAGCACAAGGCGTACCTGCACCGCTCCGGACGTACCGCGCGCGCAGGCGCCGCGGGCACCGTCGTCACCGTCGTGCTGCCCGAGCAGCGCCGCGATGTGAAGGATCTCCTCCGCAAGGCGCAGATCGCTGCCGCCCTCGAAGATGTCAATGCGAACATCGTGAACGATCTCGTCGGCGAGCGTGCAGCGCACGTGCGTCCGGCACCTGTGCAGCCGCAGCAGCAACAGCAGCCGAGGAAGCCGCGTCAGCCTCAGCAACGCGGCGGTCCTGCGTCCGGCTCGCCTGCCCGTCGTCGTCGCCCTCAGGGCCAGGGACAGTCCGCAGCTCAGGGCTCCGGCGAAGGCGGACGCTCCGGCCAGGGCGAGCGCTCCCGTGGCCTGCAGGTCGGCCAGCGTGTCGACACGCGTGGATCACGTCGTGCACAGGGCGGCGGATTCCAGGGCCGCTGA